The genomic stretch gtcatctgtcttctttcaaatacgttgaaatggacggcaaaatctgggagacgccgagtcaagcgttcaaaaccgtcaaggtggagaatgctctgtttgcaaaggaagaagagaaaccgtccattgcttcgtacaaacaggccgctgaggtggtaaAGAATGGGGAGGCTCTTGGTTGGGgtaggatgatggatatctccgcaaagaaagatcgcttcggagtggggtatcagcctggcagaggctcggtgggacaaggcagaggacgccgtacgtcagtcaccttcactagtgccggaatgctggatccggatcacatctgcatgatgagtgaggaagctgatagcgactgtgaaatggaccaatggataaagccgtgcgcaccagggatgggaatccagaactggaaggctgaaaggatcatcacggtcactctgctggaagagtaatatttttcctgtttcaattttatatgcatgaaagccatacgtgttgcccgacacgtaatggttcattgtaagggccacctcatgtttaaaatttgcaagttttgcatcatcaataaaaggatgttttttcagttaaaagcggttgttgagacagtttttaagtgtcgggttttgttatcgtatccacagagattgtaagatatcactgccgttcaatggttgaattaatcttaacttaatgtaacactagggttttggttttaatcaagttatcttgcatacaaagtaattaattgcggtaaaagttatgttttgattaatatgagaaatattgtcaaagttaggtttcaatgattacatttgctttgcatgtatttgctcggtcaacaatcttataaactcctttagatgataaataatttcacaaagtcctctcaatgcgtttctctcgaacacccattgtgagttttgtcattttgatccattgtttctctcgaacacaatctatcaaaaagacaacgttttggttcaaccttatggtgaacaaaatcattcgttactatctctagctaacaaacaagtttggatgaaaacctaggtcaagaatcggtaaacatctctcgatcaaataccaacacaaagagttttaaatagaaacaaagttttcatcatatatttaccgttaaagagtttacaaatgaggatccttacatttacacacaaagcttggaaatcacctacatctaaccttgacaaatggagacttagctactcattttcatggtagcttggtcggcaagtaagaaaagagggttgatcaacatccaagtcgaatgatcgaagttggatgggaatccaccttctttttgtggaagatggttgctagatgaagagaaatgaaattagggcatcaaaaatccctccaaacaatgctgtaaaatatctaagagaaagtacaaaaaatggaaaagttggtaaaaagtggtatgggctcaaaaagtggcacctgctacttatagacaagtgcagaactgtcacgttcgctaggcgagcagaatggctcgcctagcgaaggccaaaaatgggcacaaaatgcccctgcgcccagagaaaactgggcctgtggaactgtcatgttcgcctagcgaacagaccttcgcctagcgaagagctcgcttcaaccttcgccccagcgaggttgagaggttttgctactggaatgctcgctggggactcgctagagcctcgcctagcgagctagtgctggctgctcttttcaccaaaacagactgaattcgctgccacttcgccttcagttcgcctagcgaattaattaaccaatttactggagcctttcgccaggagctcgcctagcgaaggttttgcttcgccacatcctcgcctagcgagctggcagatgaaatgctcctttgctttggttcctttgccaattctcttgtgtctttattatcaattaattcatgcctttcctgcacaataacaaacacatcaaaggcaccaagcttgtttatcaatgtacgcattccatgtaaaataaatgtgattttgacaattttagcagggcaaaagagtgaaagatgcccacatatgatagctcaaataaacacttttgggcatctaacaactctccccaactagattcttgcttgtcctcaagcaaagtatgcctcttgaaagacaagaggatttgcataaagaaacagtttctccgaagttggataaacggctcaaacacaagcgaaattcgcatatacaagttcccaacggtttgaataaaataatacctaggaactaaaacttaaatagcaatgcaaaatatttatctatctacaacaatactcttctgaatgaatcatcctatctctcctcttcgaataaggaatgaagattttgcgcgtttgcaaccgcgggactaatctcgctctctaacaaataatgaagatatcaaatagattcatacaatgtctaatcaattaaaaatggtactgtggaagcaaaaagatcactaagggcttttcggttgaagcttggtcaggttaacaaacaagggtcatttctaaggccattgaaacgaaagtgccgatgcaaaagagacattcacagtattattcacactactcgacttgtttcatctgtttcttatttgtaaccttcacaacacatattccacaactcaactcttatttttcactatttttcttccaagcaagcattcattttcattctttatatttttgttcttttctttcacatcaaatgtacaaaacagatgtttcttttctatattttctatacatatatttttctatgcttgctcggtttttcttttctttttcaagagttgtggtgcttaccaattctttttcgttctccccaacttatttcttccacaccctaagtgaatgctcttacctttttacggcaaaagaacaataatcaatattttccgggttgtaaaaaaaaagatttttgagatctcgctttatttcaagccgagattcaactgtttaggctcaaaggggttaacaaatactctctcagctcacaggtaagttgtttttggatgtagttgtgctcgaaagaaaacaagtgccttgatcatttctaattgcttccacaatttcacaataataacagacaaataatgaatcacatgaatcaacaaaacttattagaatccagcatttaagtgaacaatggaggtttcctcacactttgtggttttaggttctagatgaaacattcattcaattatgttgcacaaagacaatattcaatttaccaaaaagagtaaagttcctaatgcattctaaaattctagccgacggtaaccatgtaccttagcttcattcacttgttattcttatcattgccatccaagctcggatgcaccttcattgggtacttcttgaggagcaaccaatctagaagggtttgccactcattcaaccaaaaatttattaaacacacaaaattaaaaacaaacataaatatCATTAACTGAAAAGtaaaattttgttcgtgggggacaaaacaccccaatagtacaacccatggtcaaaatacaaaattcaaaagtacaaataaaaatgccataataaaaactgaaatacaaaaacaaaaacttaacccacaaagggctcaagactcctcctcactaccggcctcagaaccggtcgcctcatcatcatcctcatcatcatcatcagctcccaccccctcagaatagactggcacgtccacgggccaatttgcattagtcagaaactgctcccgtgtcatcaaagcatgtgcaccactaccctgcagctgcaaacgctgcatcgagtcgtgcatgtcaatcatagccctctgcgatgctgccatccactcgAAATTGAATTCACACGCAGCCCGCAGGTATGGATCGACCctgggagtagaagcactaggaccatcagaaaccctagtgctacctgaggctgcactgctgccggtggccttagctctgcagtattttgccacataccggtcatcaataggagccgggatcctaacctgtccccgagacggaagtcgcactcgtgccttaatgcacagactcataatcaaacaagggaatgcaagggggcaattcacccgagcccccgacttcagtccgctctctattaccgtcttcagctcattggcaatgatcctcgccacatcaatctcgacattggcgaggatggaatatactaaatgtgccactgggatcggcacagtagaggtgtgggatttgggttgtatgttggtcaaaaccagaagtagaatcagctgagccatgggagtcatgtcctcccgatgatatctcataggaaccccagatgggttcggctcaactgatttcccaggtaaaagcagggCGGCCGTAATTGCTGGGACATCCTTGTGCAGCCGGAGGTCAATATGGTACTGGTCTCTTTGGTCAGCACCCAGCTGAAACGGCTCCCCGAGGATTTGGTTGATCGTATCCCTGTCAAAAGGAACTGGCCGACCGGCCACTCTAGagacccaagtgaagggctcatcatcatctggcaatgcgttagcgtagaactcccgcactgtagcgatgtcatagtgttccaagggatttatcaacctatcccatttctttgtatcgatcaacccggcaaaactccgatacgtgccctgtgggttaatcagaaaacgcttctcaggcaaaatttttcgcttctccaaagcgatgtaccgtgccgcttgctttgcaccgacaaacttgtcggtatcgaattggatcggcacggttcgtgaagtagttgccgcaccctttcttttcttgccagcactagatcttgactccattctgcaaaacaagagataaagcaacaaacacgaaacaaacagattagaaccaaaacagtttttataagggactggtttgctcgctgctgcttcgcctagcgaagtggcagcgaatgctcgccccaggttcgcctagcgagtgctagcgaaccttacgggttttggggttttctgcattttcaaaattgtttcccccaaaacctgtacatacaaggtttccacagcaaaacccaatgatttctcatgactatgaattgttctatgctattggggatacctaatttcatggaaaacctaagtaagagtaaatccccaatttaaaaacctaaatgcacaacattgcaaactcccaaaatTGCATGCAACCTCAAGGTTCCTATCACACCTATCCTATTTACCATTCAAATTTGGAAATAAAAAATGCAACAAAAGAAACATGCAATAGGGCAAACCTTGAGGTAA from Lathyrus oleraceus cultivar Zhongwan6 chromosome 7, CAAS_Psat_ZW6_1.0, whole genome shotgun sequence encodes the following:
- the LOC127103795 gene encoding uncharacterized protein LOC127103795 isoform X2; this translates as MESRSSAGKKRKGAATTSRTVPIQFDTDKFVGAKQAARYIALEKRKILPEKRFLINPQGTYRSFAGLIDTKKWDRLINPLEHYDIATVREFYANALPDDDEPFTWVSRVAGRPVPFDRDTINQILGEPFQLGADQRDQYHIDLRLHKDVPAITAALLLPGKSVEPNPSGVPMRYHREDMTPMAQLILLLVLTNIQPKSHTSTVPIPVAHLVYSILANVEIDVARIIANELKTVIESGLKSGARVNCPLAFPCLIMSLCIKARVRLPSRGQVRIPAPIDDRYVAKYCRAKATGSSAASGSTRVSDGPSASTPRVDPYLRAACEFNFEWMAASQRAMIDMHDSMQRLQLQGSGAHALMTREQFLTNANWPVDVPVYSEGVGADDDDEDDDEATGSEAGSEEES